Genomic window (Pseudomonas sp. MM211):
AGGGCGAAACTGCCGCGCTCGCGCTGGCCGGCCCAATGCCTGCTGCGATCCATCAGCGCCACCGCCGGTAGAGCAGCCAGGGCGCCCGGCAGAGCATGCCGAAGAACAGCCGCGCATGCATTTTCGAGATCAGCACGTTGTCCTGCCACAGGCGGAAGTGCGAGATGCCGTCCGCAGGGTAGTGCACACGAGTCGGCAGCCAGCGCATGGGCTGCCCGCGCCAGGACAGGCGCACGAGAATTTCCGAGTCGAAATCCATGCGCTTGCCGAGTTTCGCCGAGTCGATCAGCGCCACGCTGGCAACCAGCGGGTAGACACGAAAGCCGCACATGGAATCGCGGATCTGCAGCGACAGGCTGTTGATCCACACCCACACGTGAGTCAGGTAGCGGGCGTAAAGGCGGCCCTTAGGCACGCTGGCGTCGTACTGCGGGTAGCCGCAGACAATCGCTTCGGGATGGGTGCGGGATTCGTCGAGAAAGGCCTGTACCGCCAGCAGATCGTGCTGACCGTCGGCGTCCACTTGCAGGGCATGGCTGAAACCCAGGCGCTGCGCCTCGCGCAGGCCGGCCATTACCGCGCCGCCCTTGCCTTGGTTGTCCGCTAGGCGCAAGAGGTGGACATCGGCTTGCTTGGCCAACTCGTCCATCACCGCAGCACAGCTCGGGCTGGATGCATCATCGACCAGCACGCAAGGCAAGCCGGCGTCGAGCAGCGCGGTCACCACGTTGGGCAGCGGCCCTTCATGGTTGTACACCGGGATCAGCGCGCAAGGGCGATGAACGGCTGCAATCGGCGTCATGGCGCGGCCTTGAGCAGGATGCGGCCGGAGGAGCAACTGGCCTCGCCGTTGCGGAAGGTGAAGTACAGCTTGTTGCGCTCGGCGTCGAAGCGCAGGGTCAGTTGCAGGCGGTCGCCAGGGCGCACCAGTTGCTGGAACTTGAGCACTTCCATGCCGCCGAACAATGGCGGCAGATCGCTGATCAGGGTGCGCGCGAGCTGCTGCGCCCAATCGATCTGCACCACGCCAGGAAGCACCGGCGTGCCTGGAAAGTGACCGCTGAAATGCGCCAGATCCAGGGGCACGTCCAGCTCCAGATGCCACTCGCCTTGCTCTTCCCGCGCGCTGATTGGCTCGACCCGCGTGGGGCGATCGGCGGCCAGCAGGTCGTTGACCTGTGCCTGACCCAGCTTGCCCTGGCTGCTGTACGGCAGATGGGGCAGCAGGCGCCAGCGGCGTGGCAGGGCGATGGTCTCGCAATGGCCGGCCAGGTGCTGGCGCAGGCCCTCGGTCAGATGACGGCGGCCCTGGTTGCGCAGCACGTGCAGGCCTTCGGGAGACAGCGCCACCAATGCGCCGAGAAAGGCACGGCCCTGCTGCAATACACCCAGGCGTGCCTCAACGACCCAGTCGTGCAGCGCCAGGGCCTGTTCCAGCAGGGGCAGGGAAATGCGTTTTTCTTCCAGCTTGACGATGCGATCCAGGCGCGCGCCGAGAATGAAGCGGCCATCGGCGTCGATTTGCGCGGCGTCGGCCATCTGTTCCCAGTGCCCGGCGGGCAGATAAGGCGAGCTCAGGCGCAGTGCGCCTTCGTCGTTCAGCTCGAGCCTTACGTCAGCGAAAGGCAGCCAGTGTTCGCCACCCTGACGCCAGGCGATGCCGCCGGTTTCCGAGCTGCCGTAGATTTCCGTCGGCCACTGGCCCAGACGCTGCTGCACGGAGGCGGCCGCCTCGGCTGGCAATGCGCCGCCAGAAGAAAACACCTGGCGTACGCGGCTCAGTGCCGGCCAGTCCAGGTTGTCGCCCATGCGCTTGAGCAGCGCCGGGCTGGTGATCCAGGCGAAAGCCGGGTGGGGCAGGCTGGCCAGTTGCAGGTCTTCAGGGAAGGGCAGTGCCCTGGGCAGAAATACCCGTCCGGCGCACAGTGGCCAGAGTACGCGGAACAGCAGCCCGTAGATGTGCTGGGCGGCCACGCTGCCGATGATCAGCGCATCGCCGAGGCGCTCGCCCCACAGGTTCTCCAGTGCCTGCACTTCGTTGGCCAGTTGGCCGAGGCTCTTGTCGATCAGCTTGGGTTCGCCACTGGAGCCCGATGTGCACAGGGTCAGGCGGCAGCGCTCGCGATCCAGCGGGCGAGCGGCCAGCGGGGCGGCGGCCATGGAATCATCGAGGCGCTCCAGCCACAGGTCGACCTGGGCACCAAGGCGCTGGCGCGTCTGTTGCTGGGCATCGGCAGGCAGCAGCACGTGAATGTCGGCCTGCCAGGCAGCGAGCAGGGCGATGGCCAGTTCGGAGGCGTCCTCCAGGTGCAGCGCAACGTGCTTCACGCCTGCGCTCTGCCACTGCGCCGCCAGGCTCAGTGCGCGTTGACACAGCTGCGCGTGATCGAGCGCTGGGGTTACCGGGCGGCTGGCATCCGCCTCCAGCAGCAGGTTTTCGAGGCTAAGCCAGTTCATGCGAATCTCCTTACACGTTGACGCACCAACCATTCGCCGGCGAATAGCAGGCCCATCAGGAGGTAGGAAATCAGCCCGGTGTAGAGCGCCCACCAGGACAGCGGCGCCCACAGGTTCAGGGCTACCACGACCAAGCCGTTGGCGAGCAGAAAAATGGCCCACACTTCGGTCACCCGGCGCGTGTAACGCACCGCGACCTCTGGCAACTCGGGTTCGTGCAGGCGTGCCAGGCGTTCGGCCATCGGCATGCCGATCTTCAGGCTGCTGGCGAACAGCACCAGTAACAGCGCGCTGACTAATACCGGATACCAGCGCAGCAGCGCCGGCTCGTCAGCCAGGGCGAGCAGCAGGCAAAACACCAGCACCGCGCCGGTCATGCGGCGGCTGTTACGGTCGTGCGGGTTGCTGAGCAGGCGCGCCAGCCAAAGGCCGCCGAGCAGCCCGGCGAACAACGCCGGTGAAAGGTGGCCCGCGCCGAAATACACGGCGAACGGATAGGCCACACTGACCAGCGCTACCAGCAGGCCAAGCAGACGGCTCATGCGGGTTCCGCGTTGACCAGCTGATACACCGCTTCGACCACGTCACCGACGGTACGCACCGACTTGAACGCTTCGGCGGCAATCTTCTTGCCGGTCTGGCGCTTGATATGGTCGATCAGGTCGACAGCATCGATGCTGTCGATTTCCAGGTCTTCGTAGAGATTGGCGTCCAGGCTGATCCGCTCGGGGCTCAGCTCGAACAGCTCCACCAGAGCGTCGCGCAAGGTGGCGAAAATTTCGTCACGGGTTTGCATGGTGGTTGTCCTCAGGCTGCCTGGCGGCTGGCAACGAAGGCTGCCAGGCTGGCCACGTTGGCGAAATGGGTGCGGGTGTCCTTGGCTTCGGCATCGATCTTGATGCCGAAACGCTTCTGGATCGCCAGGCCCAGTTCCAGGGCGTCTACCGAATCGAGGCCTAGGCCTTCACCGAACAGGGTGAGGTCGTCGCCGATGTCCAGAGGGGTGATGTCTTCGAGTCCCAGAGAGTCGATGATCAGTTGTTTGATCTCAAGCTTTAGAGCGCTCATCGCTTGCGAGCTCCTTAATGAAATGCTGATGCAAATGGTCGTTGAGTTTGCGAGATGCAACCGGTGCCGCGCCCATGGCAGCGAACTGCCCCGGGTCAATGTCCTGGCCCACCCGCAGGTGAACGTGAAAACGCCGCGCTGGAATACGGTACCAGGGCTCCGCTTTGGTCAGTGTGGTAGGTGAGACGCTGATAACTACCGGGGTAATCACACGGGCGCCACGCAAGGCGATGGCCGCGGCGCCGCGATGGAACTCTGGTGGGCAGCCAGGCGTCGTGCGCGTGCCTTCCGGAAAGATCACCAGGGTCTGGCCTTGCTGCAATACGCCGGCCGCTTCGTCGAGCATGTCCATGCTGCCGCTGTTGCTGATGTAACCCGCTGAGCGGATCGGCCCACGCATGCAGGGGTTGTTCCACAGGCTTTGTTTCACCACGCAGTTGGCGTTGCGGGTAAAGGCGATGGTCACCACCACATCGATCAGCGAAGGGTGATTGGCAATGATCATCTGCCCGGGGCGGCCCAGGCGTTCGGCATTTTCGACTTCATAGGTGAGCACGCCACTGCGGTGCATGAATTTGACGAAGGTACGGAAATTCCAGCTCACCACTTGCCGGGCGCGGCGCTGATGGGCGGCGGCGTCGCCCGGTAGCAGAGACAAAGCCGGAAACACCAGCACACGCAGCATCACGCCGCCGATACCGAACAGGGTAAAGCTCGCCGCCGTGGCGATCAGCCGCCACCAGTAAGGCGCGCTGTAGCGCTTCACAGGCTTTTGTGTGACCAGATCCATTGGCGCTCTTTCCAGGTGTGTTCGAGGGTTGCGCAGCCATTGCACAGAGCTTGTATCAGGCTCAGTGGATGCGGCCACTGCGTGCGCGGGCCGGTGCCCGTGCGTAGCTGCAAGTCCCAGTCGTCGCCGGGCACCAGTAGTAAAGCCAGTGCGTAAGGGAACGGGACATCATCGATGAATGGGGCGTAAAGCTCCGGTTGCGCTTCCTCGCCAATCACCAGCAGCACGGCTGGCGCGCCATCGGCGAGTAGCGTGGCTGCCTCCAGCATGGCCATCTCCAGGCCATCGCCTTCGCCAGCCAGCGCGGTCATCTCGCTGGTGTCGCCGCGTAGGATCGACCACTGACCGATGATCGCGTTGTGTACTGAAAGACTGAACTGCGTCGGCGACAGCGGCTCTGCTACTGCAAGGTCTTGAAGAATGGCCAGGCTTCGCGGCGTTTCGCCATGGCGCGAAGCGAATACCAGCGGCAGCGCCGAGTGACCCTCGGCAAGCGGCCAGGCGACCTGGAAAACCATGCGAGCCAGGCGGCTCAAGCGACGGCGTTGCAGGGCTGGCAGGAAGCTGACATCAGGCTGTTCGCCAGTATCGTGCAGGCGTTCGGGCGCCTTGCTCCAGGCGAGCCAGTCATCCGTACTGTCCAGGCCAGGAGCCCAGGCACGCCATTGATCAATCCTGAAATGCATGTCTAGATGAAACTCTGCTTGGCCCGCCGGGCATTTCCTTGTCTGAACGACTGTCCTATGCGACAAGAGCCTGTCGATGGGGAGCTATGCTGCGCTGGCATTATCCGGGTGATAACTTGGCCTCGCAAACATTAAGTAGCGATTTTCTGATGTGTGACGCGTTTCTTCCCGCTTCTCACGACTGTCAAGAACATATGCCTAGTATCAATGTACTAGAGAGGAGGAGGTGCAGATGCGGCGCGTAGTTTTCAATCAGAAGGGCGGAGTGGGCAAATCCAGCATTGCTTGCAATCTGGCCGCGGTAAGCGCCTCCCAAGGCTACCGGACACTGCTGGTCGATCTGGATGCTCAGGCTAATTCGTCCCACTACCTGACCGGGTTGACTGGCGATGACATCCCCATGGGCATCGCCGATTTCTTCAAGCAGACCCTGTCCAGCGGGCTGACTGCCAAGAAGGGCAAAGTCGATATCTACGAAACGCCCTTCGACAACCTGCACGTGATCACCGCCACCGCCGAGTTGGCGGAGCTGCAGCCCAAGCTGGAGCAGAAGCACAAGATCAACAAGCTGCGCAAACTGCTCGAGGAGCTTTCCGAGGACTACGAGCAGATCTATCTGGATACGCCGCCAGCGCTGAATTTCTATACCGTTTCCGCGTTGATCGCCGCCGATCGCGTGCTGATCCCCTTCGACTGCGACACCTTCTCGCGTAACGCCTTGTTCGGCCTGCTGCGCGAGATCGAAGAATTGAAGGAGGATCACAACGAAACGCTGGAAGTGGAAGGCATTGTGGTCAACCAGTTCCAGCCACGTGCGACGCTGCCGCAGCAACTGCTCGACGAACTGATCGCCGAAGGCCTGCCGGTGCTGCCGGTGAACCTGATGAGTTCGGTGAAGATGCGCGAATCACACCAGGCCTGTACGCCGCTGATCTATCTCGATCCGCGGCACAAGCTCACTCAGCAGTACGTCGCGCTGCACGACCTGCTGCAGCAACGCTGATCGCGGCGAAGCCCAGGGATTTCCTGGGTATCGCTGTGCTCAACCGCAGGCGACGGTGATGTTGCTCTGGTAGCCCGGCGCGCTGCCCGTCAAACGCTCTGAGCGTTCAGCCAAGCGAGCAGTTGCGGCAAGGGCAGGGCGCCGCTCTGCCTGGCCACTTCCTTGCCGTCACGAAACAGAATCAGGCTGGGAATCGAGCGGATACCCAGTTGGGTGGATAGCTGCGGGTTGGCTTCGCTGTCCAGTTTTCCCAATCGGCAGCGGGTGCGCAGTTCGCTGGCTGCTTGCGTGAACGTCGGCGCGAAACTGCGGCAAGGGCCGCACCACGAGGCCCACACATCGACCAGCAGCGGCAGATCGCCCTTTAGCTGCGCGGCGAAGTTGCCCTGGTTCAGGTCGAACGGGGCACCCGGCAGCACCTCGGCCTTGCAATGGCCGCAGCGCGGCGCCTCACTCAGGCGGGCGGCAGGGATACGGTTGAGGCTGCTGCAGCTGGGGCAGGGGATGATCGGTGAATCGCTCATGACAGGCTCCGCAAAGTCATACAACTCTCTGCAGCCTATGGACTGCGCCCTGGCATCGCAAGGCGCAGGTCGTTCTCAAGTCAGGCTGGCGTAGATGTTGTAGGCACTGATACAGGTAATCAGGCAGCCAACGATGGTCAGCAGCGTGCGTGCAGAGAGTTTCTTGCACAGCAGTGCCGCCAGTGGCGCAGCGAACATGCCGCCGAATACCAGCCCGGCGACCATCAGCCAGGTATCCGGCTGACCCGCCAGCAGGATGAAGGAGGTGGCGCTGGTGATGGTCAGGAAGAATTCGGCGAAGTTGACCGAGCCGATGGTGGTACGCGGGTCGCTGCCCGAGCCGAGCAGGCTGCTGGTGACCACCGGGCCCCAGCCACCACCGCCAGCGGCGTCGACGAAACCACCGAACAGCGCCAGCTTGCCGACGTGCTTGGGCTCCTTCTTCACCAGTCGCACGTGGCGATAGGCTTTGTGCAGGATGTACAGGCCCATCAGCAGCAGGTAGGCCGAGATGAAGGGCTTCATCACGTCGCCGTCGAAGGTGGTGATCAGCACCGCGCCGAGAATCGCACCGATCATGCCCGGCAGCAGCAGGCGCAGAAAAAGCGCCTTGTTGACGTTGCCCAGCTTGGCGTGGGAAATCCCCGATAACCCGGTGGTGAACACTTCGGCGATGTGCACGCTGGCGCTGGCTGCAGCCGGCGTGGCGCCGGTGCTGAGCAGGAAGGTCGTGGCAGTGATGCCATAGGCCATGCCCAGAGCACCGTCGATGACCTGAGCGAAGAAGCCGACTGCCACGGCGCTCCAGAAGGCGCGGCTGGTCAGGGCATCTTCAATGATCTCCAAGCCGGTGCTTTCGTGGTTGCCGAAGAACAGGCGCCAGGCGAGGAACAGCAGCAGGCCAGCCAGGGTGAGGATGGCGAACCACATGGCGGCGCGCAGGATCGGATGGTTGTCCGGGTGGGAGACGTGGTCTTCCAGAGGGGGCAATCCCAGCGCCTGATGTTCGTCGTTGACCGGGCTGTTGCTGAGATCGAGATTGCGAATTTTCATGCGGTGTAAAGGCCTGACAGCGGGTGGTAGAACAGGCGAGTTGAAGCGGCGCGACGATAAACGGCTTTTTCCTGGAGGTCTAAGAACCTTTGGAAAGGTCTATATGCCTATTCGGTTTAATAGATAAGCAAATGTTCACCAGTCGGCTATACCAAGACTGCGCACCAGCGTTCGCGTGCGGTGAGGGTTATCATGGATCGTTTGCGGTTGGGAGTTGAGGCATGAAGGCGGTGGTGAAAAAGTGGGTGCGCCTGACCGGGCTGGTAGTTGCCGTGACTGCCATGACCTTCTTCGCCCTGCGGATTTACGACGCCCAGAGCAAGCCTGACCTCAGTCCCTGGCATACCTTCGTGCCTCACGAGCTGAGTGTCGATGAACTGGACTCCGCCAGTTGGCAGGATTACCTGCTGGCCGAACAGGCGCTGTTCGCCTCCCTGCCTGACAGGGTCTACCAACGCCTCGACGATGCCGAGCGCGTGCCGGACAACCGCTATTTCGCTGACAGCCCGCTGAACGCCTCGCGCTTCGAATGGGACTGGAACCGATCCTACGTCCTGGAGCCCGATGGCGAGCCGAAAGGCGCTGCCGTGATGCTTCACGGGCTGACCGATTCACCCTACAGCCTGCGCCACATCGCCAAGCTATATCGCGATGCTGGCTTCATCGTCGTCGGCCTGCGTCTGCCGGGGCATGGCACCACGCCCGGCGCGCTCACCGACGTGACCTGGCAGGACTGGCTGGCTGCCACGCGCTTGGCCGTTCGCGAGGCCAGGCGCCTGACCAGTGCCGGTGATCCGCTACACCTGGTCGGCTATTCGGCAGGCGGTGGTCTGGCCCTCAAGTACGCACTCGATGCCCTCGGCAATGATGAGCTGGCGCGGCCGGATCGCCTGACCCTGATCTCGCCGATGATCGGCGTGGCCGGTTATGCCCGCTTCGCCGGGCTGGCGGGGCTGCCAGCCATATTCCCGGCTTTCGCCAAGGCCGCCTGGCTGGATGTGCTGCCCGAGTACAACCCGTTCAAGTACAACTCCTTCGCCCTCAACGCCGCGCGGCAGTCGTATCTGTTCACCTCGGCGCTGCAGGAGCAGATCGCCACGTTGAGTCAACGCGGTGCGTTGCAGGATCTGCCGCCGCTGCTGACGTTCCAGTCGTTGGTCGATTACACGGTCAGCACGCCCGCGGTGGTCAACGCCCTGTACGCGCAGTTGCCCGCCAATGGGAGCGAGCTGGTGCTGTTCGACCTCAATCGATTCGTCGACTTCGGGCCGTTGCTGGGTACTCACGCCAAATCACCCACCGACCTGCTGCCAGCCACGCCCCGTCATTACCGCACCACGCTGATCGGCAATACCTCGTCGCAGACGCTGGATGCTGCCGCCCGTATCATCGAAGCCGGTGCCACTGAGGAACAGGTGACACCACTCGGCCTGGCATTTCCCCGCGAGGTGTTCTCGCTGTCCCACGTCGCCTTGCCATTTCCGCTGAGCGATTCGTTGTACGGGTTGCAGCCTGACGAACCGGAGGATTACGGCGTGCACCTCGGCGCGTTGTCCGTGCGTGGTGAGCGGGGCGTGCTGCTGGTCAGCATGGAGGCGCTACAGCGAGTGACGTCCAATCCGTTCTATCCCTATATGGTCGAGCGGCTGGCTGAGCATGCCGGGTTCGAGACGACTAGGCAGTAGTTCGTATCGCCCATGCGGGTGGCGGGCCCTGTAAGCCGCGACCCTGCGGCGAATGACGGCCGTGGCGCGTACTTACGCAATGACCATCATTGCATCGCCCGCAAGCGGGCTCCTACGGAGTTGGTGACGCACCCGACCATGTAGGAGCCGGCTTGCCGGCGAATAGCGGCCATGGCGCGTACTTGCGAAATGACCGCCATCGCAGCGCGCCGAGGTCGACGATTCTGCAGTGGTGGCGTTTCACTGCTTTTGGGGCGCTGTCAGCTGGCTGAAACCATTGCATTGGCTCTCGCCGCATGCAGCTTCTTGTAGCTGTCGATCAGGCGCAGATGCCGGTCGAGGCCTTCGAGCTTCATGCTGGTCGGCGTCAGGCCATGGAAGCGCACGCTGCCGTCCACTGAGCCGATTGCCGCGTCCATGCGCTCGCCGCCGAACATGCGCCGCAGGTTGTGTTCGAAGTTGCTCAGCTCGAGATCGTCCTCCAACTGGATTTCCAGCACCGCGTTTACCGCCTGATAGAACAGCCCGCGCTCGACGGTGTTGTCGTTGTATTGCAGGAAGGCCTCGACCAGCTCTTTGGCATCGTCGTATTTCTTCAGCGCCAGGTGGATCATCAGCTTCAGCTCGAGAATGGTCAGTTGGCCCCACACCGTGTTGTCGTCGAATTCGATGCCGATCAATGTGCTGATATCGGTGTAGTCGTCGACCTCGGTGTTGTTCAGGTTGCGCAGCAGCGACTTGAGTTCGCGGTCGCTCAGGGCATGCAGGTTGAGGATGTCCTTGCGGAACAGCAGCGCCTTGTTGGTGTTGTCCCAGATCAGGTCTTCGACCGGATAGATCTCCGAATAACCCGGCACCAGGATGCGGCAGGCGTTGGCGCCGAGGTCGTCGTAGGTCGCTACGTACACCTCCTTGCCGAGGTCTTCGAGAATGCCGAACAGGGTGGCGGCTTCCTGCTCGTTGGAGTCGGCGCCTTGCCCGGAGAAATCCCACTCGACGAATTCGAAGTCGGCCTTGGCGCCGAAGAAGCGCCAGGACACCACGCCGCTGGAGTCGATGAAGTGCTCGACGAAGTTGTTCGGCTCGGTCAGTGCCAGGCTGTCGAACGTCGGCTGCGGCAGGTCGTTGAGGCCCTCGAAGCTGCGGCCTTGCAGCAGTTCGGTGAGGCTGCGCTCCACCGCCACCTCCAGGCTGGGGTGCGCGCCGAAGGAGGCGAACACCCCGCCGGTGCGCGGGTTCATCAGGGTGACGCACATCACCGGAAATTCACCACCCAGGGAAGCGTCCTTCACCAGCACCGGGAAGCCTTGTTCTTCCAGGCCCTGGATGCCGGCGACGATGCCCGGGTATTTGGCCAGCACGTCCTGCGGCACATCCGGCAGGCACAGCTCGCCTTCGAGGATCTCGCGTTTCACCGCCCGCTCGAAAATCTCCGACAAGCACTGCACCTGCGCTTCGGCCATCGTGTTGCCGGCGCTCATACCGTTCGAGAGGTACAGGTTCTCGATCAGGTTGGACGGGAAATACACCGTCTCGCCATCGCTCTGGCGCACGAAGGGCAGCGAGCAGATGCCGCGCAGCGTGTTGCCCGAGTTGGTGTCGTACAGGTGCGAGCCGCGCAGCTCGCCATCCGGGTTGTAGGTGGCCAGGCAATGCGCGTCGAGGATCTCTTCGGGCAGCGCATCCTTCGGGCCCGGCTTGAACCAGCGCTCGTTGGGGTAATGGACGAACTCGGCATTGGCGATGTCCTCGCCCCAGAACTGGTCGTTATAGAAGAAGTTGCAGTTCAGCCGTTCGATGAACTCGCCCAGCGCCGAGGCCAGGGCGCTTTCCTTGGTCGAGCCCTTGCCGTTGGTGAAGCACATCGGCGACTGCGCGTCGCGAATGTGCAACGACCAGACGTTGGGCACGATGTTGCGCCAGGAGGCGATCTCGATCTTCATCCCCAGGTCGGCGAGGATGCCCGACATGTTGGCGATGGTCTGCTCCAGCGGCAGATCCTTGCCCGCAATGTAGGTGGTGGTATCGGACACCGGCATCAACAGCGCCTGGGCATCGGCGTCTAGGTTGTCGACTTCCTCGATGATGAATTCGGGGCCCTGCTGCACCACCTTTTTGACCGTGCAGCGATCGATGGAACGCAGAATCCCTAAGCGATCCTTGTCGGAAATATCGGCAGGCAGCTCGACCTGGATCTTGAATATCTGCGCGTAGCGGTTCTCTGGGTCGACGATGTTGTTCTGCGACAGGCGAATGTTCTCGGTGGGGATGTCCCGCGTCTGGCAGTACAGCTTGACGAAGTAGGCCGCACACAAGGCCGACGAAGCCAGGAAGTAGTCGAACGGCCCCGGCGCCGAGCCATCGCCCTTGTAGCGGATGGGCTGATCGGCGATCACCGTGAAGTCATCGAACTTGGCTTCAAGTCGAAGGTTGTCGAGAAAATTGACCTTGATTTCCATGCGCGGGCACCAGCGAGTAAAACGAATGGCCGGCATTATCCGGGTTTTCGCCAGGAAGTCTTGTGCGCGGCGGGTTGGCGGCTGAGTGGTGGCCTGTTGGCTGAATGCATCGGAAAGCCGCTTTACCAAGATCTTTTATGCGCATAAATTGTGCGCATTACTTGGCAAGGAAATTCTCATGCTGTCTTCGTACGATCTGAACGCCCCGAAACGAGCCGCCAACCTTCGTGTGAACGAGGATCTGCTCAACAAGGCCAAGTCTCTCGACATCAACCTCTCTGCCACTCTGGAGAAGGCATTGGCCCAGGCGCTAAAGGAAAAGCAGCGTGAGCAATGGTTGGCAGACAACCGACAGGCCATCACTGCATACAATGAGCATGTAGAGTCAAATGGCGTGTTCAGTGACGAATTGCGGAGCTTCTGATGGCGCAGTTTGCCGTTTACGAAAACA
Coding sequences:
- a CDS encoding OsmC domain/YcaO domain-containing protein — protein: MEIKVNFLDNLRLEAKFDDFTVIADQPIRYKGDGSAPGPFDYFLASSALCAAYFVKLYCQTRDIPTENIRLSQNNIVDPENRYAQIFKIQVELPADISDKDRLGILRSIDRCTVKKVVQQGPEFIIEEVDNLDADAQALLMPVSDTTTYIAGKDLPLEQTIANMSGILADLGMKIEIASWRNIVPNVWSLHIRDAQSPMCFTNGKGSTKESALASALGEFIERLNCNFFYNDQFWGEDIANAEFVHYPNERWFKPGPKDALPEEILDAHCLATYNPDGELRGSHLYDTNSGNTLRGICSLPFVRQSDGETVYFPSNLIENLYLSNGMSAGNTMAEAQVQCLSEIFERAVKREILEGELCLPDVPQDVLAKYPGIVAGIQGLEEQGFPVLVKDASLGGEFPVMCVTLMNPRTGGVFASFGAHPSLEVAVERSLTELLQGRSFEGLNDLPQPTFDSLALTEPNNFVEHFIDSSGVVSWRFFGAKADFEFVEWDFSGQGADSNEQEAATLFGILEDLGKEVYVATYDDLGANACRILVPGYSEIYPVEDLIWDNTNKALLFRKDILNLHALSDRELKSLLRNLNNTEVDDYTDISTLIGIEFDDNTVWGQLTILELKLMIHLALKKYDDAKELVEAFLQYNDNTVERGLFYQAVNAVLEIQLEDDLELSNFEHNLRRMFGGERMDAAIGSVDGSVRFHGLTPTSMKLEGLDRHLRLIDSYKKLHAARANAMVSAS
- a CDS encoding type II toxin-antitoxin system CcdA family antitoxin — encoded protein: MLSSYDLNAPKRAANLRVNEDLLNKAKSLDINLSATLEKALAQALKEKQREQWLADNRQAITAYNEHVESNGVFSDELRSF